In one window of Bacillus spongiae DNA:
- a CDS encoding cysteine hydrolase family protein, translating into MKNKSALLIIDVQSGMFPEEEPVYKGSILLHTIGNLITKAKKNDLPIIYIQHNGPTGHPLEVGTKGWTIHPEIAEESSIVIQKTTPDSFFQTELEKELTKRGITDLFFTGIQTDYCVDTTCRRAFSLGYNSTLVTDAHSTWDSGGLTAQQIINHHNKVLSSFAKLKASKDVEF; encoded by the coding sequence ATGAAAAATAAATCAGCACTGCTTATTATTGATGTACAATCTGGAATGTTTCCCGAAGAGGAGCCCGTTTATAAAGGAAGTATATTATTGCACACAATTGGCAACCTCATCACTAAAGCTAAAAAGAATGATTTACCCATTATTTATATTCAACATAACGGCCCTACCGGTCACCCGCTAGAGGTTGGAACAAAAGGATGGACCATTCACCCTGAAATAGCTGAAGAATCGTCCATTGTGATTCAAAAAACGACCCCCGACTCTTTTTTCCAAACAGAACTTGAAAAAGAATTAACCAAAAGAGGAATTACCGATTTATTTTTTACAGGAATTCAAACCGATTACTGTGTTGACACCACCTGTAGAAGAGCTTTTAGTTTAGGATACAATTCCACCCTTGTGACTGATGCTCATAGTACATGGGATTCTGGAGGTTTAACGGCCCAGCAAATTATTAATCACCATAATAAGGTGTTAAGTAGTTTTGCAAAACTGAAAGCGTCAAAAGACGTAGAATTCTAG
- a CDS encoding NUDIX hydrolase, whose translation MSQKWLEWAKRIQALSQAGLTFSKDDYDIERYKELREISSEIMQEYTGLKMEQIKDLFTNETGYQTPKVDVRGVVFKDNKILMVKEKNEQKWALPGGFCDVGLSPSENIVKEIKEEAGFDVSPIKLLACLDMSKHLDTPQPYHYYKLFIHCEIIGGEATNGLETNGVDFYEEGHLPSLSIRRNTEAQINLLFQFLDDPMKNTILD comes from the coding sequence TTGAGTCAAAAATGGTTAGAGTGGGCGAAGAGAATACAAGCGTTATCTCAAGCAGGATTAACGTTTTCAAAAGACGATTACGATATAGAGCGTTATAAAGAGTTGCGTGAAATTAGTTCTGAAATAATGCAAGAGTATACAGGTCTTAAAATGGAACAAATTAAGGATTTATTTACAAATGAAACAGGCTATCAAACACCTAAAGTTGATGTTAGGGGAGTAGTATTTAAAGATAATAAAATATTAATGGTAAAAGAAAAGAATGAACAAAAATGGGCATTGCCTGGAGGTTTCTGTGATGTTGGATTATCACCATCAGAGAACATTGTAAAAGAAATAAAAGAAGAGGCGGGCTTCGATGTTTCTCCAATAAAATTACTAGCATGCTTGGATATGAGTAAGCATTTAGATACTCCTCAGCCATATCATTATTATAAACTATTTATTCATTGTGAGATCATTGGGGGCGAGGCGACAAATGGTTTAGAAACAAATGGGGTGGATTTCTACGAAGAAGGTCACTTACCATCTCTTTCTATCAGAAGAAATACTGAAGCACAAATTAACTTGCTGTTTCAATTCCTTGATGATCCTATGAAAAATACAATTTTAGATTAA
- a CDS encoding alpha/beta hydrolase produces the protein MGRGTIYKSDEGKKYMQEHYENYLQTLKFSVERLYIDTSFGKTHVLVAGPPEGKPLFIFQGGNCINPMTMSWFSPLTSRYRIYAPDTVGHPGFSDENRISAKDNSFALWIKEIMDFLHIESSAFIGPSYGAGILLRLATFMPNKIDCSVLVSPAGIQLGSKISMIKDILLPLMLYKLTSYDKYLNKITNIMSANSMKEEDKKIIGDVFKYVKLEQDMPKLTERNELLDYSSPTLTIVGKKDIFFPESRLKEATEEIISNLSYKAFDMGHFPNEVYLDKLNKEISEFLQYYY, from the coding sequence ATGGGACGAGGAACAATTTATAAAAGCGATGAAGGAAAAAAATATATGCAAGAGCATTATGAGAATTATTTACAGACATTGAAATTTAGTGTTGAACGACTGTATATTGATACTAGTTTTGGTAAAACTCACGTTCTTGTAGCGGGTCCACCTGAAGGTAAACCACTATTTATTTTTCAAGGAGGTAACTGCATTAATCCAATGACAATGTCCTGGTTCTCTCCTTTAACAAGCCGGTATAGAATATATGCTCCAGATACAGTCGGTCATCCAGGGTTTAGTGATGAAAATAGGATTTCTGCAAAGGATAATAGTTTCGCTCTTTGGATTAAAGAAATAATGGATTTCTTACATATAGAGAGTAGTGCGTTTATTGGCCCATCATACGGAGCAGGTATTCTATTAAGACTAGCAACATTTATGCCAAATAAAATAGATTGTTCCGTCTTAGTTTCACCTGCAGGAATACAACTAGGCTCTAAAATAAGTATGATAAAAGATATCTTACTCCCCTTAATGTTATATAAACTGACTTCATACGATAAGTATTTAAATAAAATTACAAACATCATGTCAGCCAATTCAATGAAAGAAGAGGACAAAAAAATAATAGGCGATGTATTTAAGTATGTAAAGCTTGAACAAGATATGCCAAAACTAACAGAAAGAAATGAATTACTAGATTATAGCTCTCCTACATTAACGATTGTAGGAAAAAAAGACATATTCTTTCCCGAAAGTAGGTTAAAAGAGGCAACCGAAGAAATTATCTCAAATTTATCATATAAAGCATTTGATATGGGACATTTTCCTAATGAAGTTTATTTAGACAAATTAAACAAGGAGATTAGTGAATTTCTTCAATATTATTATTAA
- a CDS encoding DUF1572 family protein, which yields MNNDFNREWLTRKFEEIQRRILKVIEQMNDEQLNWRPNTASHSVSTLIKHIEGNIKERVCNGILHGNITRNREEEFKHTYVLKKELERKVNDNFQLVIDTVHTMSDQDFKKSQLVRNRERTNLDILHQCVAHYSEHMGQIFYISKLCLKEKYISTSI from the coding sequence TTGAATAATGATTTTAATAGAGAATGGTTAACACGTAAGTTTGAAGAGATACAGAGGAGAATTCTGAAAGTCATAGAACAAATGAATGATGAACAACTCAATTGGAGGCCTAATACTGCAAGTCATAGTGTTTCAACACTCATAAAGCATATCGAAGGGAATATCAAAGAAAGAGTTTGTAATGGGATTTTACATGGAAATATAACTAGAAATCGAGAAGAAGAGTTCAAACATACGTACGTATTGAAAAAAGAATTAGAAAGAAAAGTGAATGACAATTTTCAACTTGTTATAGACACTGTGCACACAATGTCTGATCAAGATTTTAAAAAAAGTCAATTGGTCAGGAATAGAGAAAGAACAAATCTCGATATTTTACACCAATGTGTAGCCCACTATTCAGAGCATATGGGTCAAATATTCTATATATCTAAACTATGCTTAAAAGAAAAATACATCTCAACTTCAATATAA
- a CDS encoding ABC transporter ATP-binding protein: MLTVNGISKKFGAFPVLQDIHLEFSNGVYGLLAPNGAGKTTFIKMLTTLLHPTKGEILYNGQDIYSMGEKYRDLIGYLPQQFGFYKNYNPQQYLHYLASLKGISRKDANEKIPNLLKLVALEDAIKKKMGKFSGGMIQRVGIAQAMLNDPKILILDEPTAGLDPKERVRFRNLLSDLARDRIVILSTHIVSDVESIANEIIMIKDKHVLYKDSIQIICQQLEGKVYETEVEFEDVERFRRDYFSLSERQENGRMKIRFIAKTDEGLGWKQERPTLEDVFLYQYQDEEIGDNR, encoded by the coding sequence ATGTTAACGGTTAATGGAATAAGTAAGAAATTTGGAGCTTTTCCTGTGTTACAGGACATACACCTAGAGTTTTCAAACGGAGTATACGGCTTGCTTGCTCCAAATGGTGCGGGGAAGACGACTTTTATAAAAATGTTAACAACCTTACTACATCCAACTAAAGGAGAAATTTTATATAATGGGCAAGATATTTACAGTATGGGTGAGAAGTATCGGGATTTAATTGGGTATCTCCCGCAGCAATTCGGCTTTTATAAAAATTATAATCCACAACAATATTTACATTACTTGGCGTCGTTAAAAGGAATTTCAAGGAAGGATGCGAATGAAAAGATTCCAAATTTACTAAAGCTCGTTGCTTTAGAGGATGCTATCAAAAAAAAGATGGGAAAGTTTTCAGGAGGTATGATTCAACGGGTTGGGATTGCGCAGGCGATGTTAAATGACCCGAAAATATTGATTCTTGATGAACCAACCGCAGGTCTCGATCCGAAAGAACGGGTTCGTTTCAGAAATTTATTATCTGATTTGGCAAGAGATCGAATAGTCATTTTATCTACACATATTGTCTCCGACGTCGAGTCCATTGCTAATGAAATTATCATGATAAAAGATAAACATGTTCTATACAAAGACAGCATACAGATAATTTGTCAACAACTTGAAGGCAAGGTCTATGAAACAGAGGTGGAATTTGAAGATGTAGAACGTTTTCGAAGGGACTATTTCTCTCTCTCAGAAAGACAAGAGAATGGAAGGATGAAAATTCGATTTATTGCCAAAACGGATGAAGGTCTAGGATGGAAACAAGAGAGACCAACGTTGGAGGACGTATTTCTTTATCAGTACCAAGATGAAGAAATAGGAGATAACAGGTGA